CCAAACCAATCTGCAATGTCAAATACGAAGGAAAACACTTCTCTCAGACGGTTGAAGTTGGCCTTACTTCGCCGCATGCTCCATAGGTGAGAGTCTGTGTCTGACATGTACTCAACCACTTCCTTTCTGAGAGGGGGTTCTGCCCTGCCTAATCTAGCTGCCACAATGAGCACAGCCTGAATTCTCAGCTTTTCCTGTTCAATAATGTTAAGGGGCTTTGTATAGTGCATTTTTGGCAAATGGGGTTTGAAATACAAACTCATCATGTTAAACATTGAGTTGCATGAGAAACGTATGGCCAAGTGCACTTCACCATACTTCTTGAGACCAGAGTTTTGCAGCGATAATAGTGGATATTTGTGAGTGTAAACGCGGTCAGTTTCTAGAGTTGAGATCCTTATCCGAACCTTTCCAATCTTAGAATCCTTGTTACCATTTGAAGAATTGTGAATCTGGGCATTATCAAACACCCCCAAGGTTAGAACTGTAGCTGTATCATGAACTTCCCAAGTGTACTGCTCATGGAACTTTGGTTTTAGATTGTTAACAATGGTTCTGGTGCGCACCCATTTACGGCCATACTTTGCCACACAGTATGTATCTGATGTTCCCCTTCCATCCCTAGTTTTGGGTGGTAATAACACATCAACATTCAAAATACCAAGTTCTAAGACACCAATTGCTTTCTTATGAAGCAGCCTTGAGGATGTCATGAGATCACTACTGTAATAAGTTGACTCGTCTAGGACGTGGTATCCACCTTCAAGATAGGCAATGACATGGATTCTGCTGAAGAACTTGTCCTTGTCCTTCTCTGAGTCTTTGTCTTTCCCTTGCTCCTCCATAGCAGATGTCATGGACTTCTCAAGAAGAAACCAACCAATATCCCTTGAGAAATCCTTATCATCAGTGCGCTTATGAACTTTACTTAGAGGAAGAACAAGATTGCCTATAGTCTCATCCTTGTTACCAACGCGATCTTCAACTGTAAAGATCAAAGACTCTTCAAAAGGATATGCAGCAACAAAAAACGCCTCATGATTCCACTGAGGGTTCACGCCCCTTATTGGCTTTGTCTTTGAAATCTGGTTTCCAATTTGTACCTTAACACTGGCATCTGGAAGTTTAGACTTGTCAGATGCAACCAAGTCCTGTGCCTCAACCACTTTGACTCGTACATACCATAATATTGGGGACATATAAACTTTTGATCGAATCTGAGAATAGTTTGATATAGTTCTTCCATCAGGGACGACTACTGCATCAGAATGCCAAGCATCTTGAAAAGACTCGTCAGCTTGTGTGCCTCTCCAAACAGCAAGCATCAACTCCCCTTTCTTTTCTCCCTTTCTGTTTTCAATCCTATACCACTGGGGAGCCAATGGACTATCAGGTGGAATACGTCTAGGAACTTCAAGCATGTCAAACGACACTTTTCCAACAATATCATCAGATATTCGGTCCTTGTCTTTGACTGTAACTTCTATAATAGAGGATTGCTGATTCTCCTCGGCAAAGGCAAACACCTTGTTCCATTCAGGGTTTTGGTTTTTCTCAAAGTGATTGGTAGTTCCTACAAAATTCCCCATCTTGACCTCCACATAGGGGTCAAGGCTACCTGTGATATCCATTGAAGGAAGGTCACGGGCTTTTACAACTCTTACAAAAAGGTATTTCATTGATTCAACAAGGTCATAGCTGCTGGATGTGGCTGGCTTGCTCCCAGGAATGACCCTTCCACCAACAACTTTGCCCCCTCCAAGAGTAGGGCTTGTTTCTTTCACTACAAAGTCTTGTGCACCAGGAACTGATTGAACAACTTTTGGAGGAGCCTGTGAGGATTTCATCGCATGAATCCCAAAGGTTGAACTTGGCTTGGCATCTGCTGCAGGCTTTGACTGCTGCTTTTGTTCATTACTTGATTTTGCAATGTTATGAAACGTGTGCCTCGACTCAGTTTTCTTTCTAGACCTGTTCTTGGGGATTGAGTTTGTAAATGATGCTGGAGGTGGTGTTTGGTCTTGTGCTATATCTCGGACTTTATCGGCAAAGGATTCCACAGCAGGAAGAGGGTTTGAGGCTCTTATAGAAGGGTCATCTGTAACAAAAACCTTCAAACCAATCTCTCCTTTGGAGCGGGAAAAAAGGCTTTTCCTTTCCAGAGGGTAGTGCAAAAGAGCAGCATCAGAATGCGTAACGAATGAGGTTCCAGTGAGCCTGACCTTCCCAAGGAGTATTTTGGAGGCATTGCTTTTGTTGTAGTGGAAGATGCATGCATCAAGAGTGAGGCTCGGTAACTTGCTTGGATCAGTAATGGTGAAGTAAAAGCTTTCATTCCACACAGGACTCAGATCTTTATCCTTAGTTGTTGTCCGAAATCTCTGGCCATCAAAGTGAAGTTCCACAAAAGTACTAGATGAACCTTTCCCATCTTTGGGAACAAGGTCATGAGCATTCACAACTTCTACTCCTAGTTTGAGGTTGTTCATCGCCAATCAGTAGCTGCCAGCAAAAGTCCGACAGAGACAAGATATACAGATTAGTACCGGAGGGAAGAAAAACCAGTTAGcttcaatattaatattataatgcatcaatcacaaattaacagcctagtttttgttatttatcaGGCAGTGCATAGGTAACCAAGTGTCAGATTCAAATTCAGTGGAATGATTGACATAGGCAGGCAGCATGTTGGTTGGATGAAACAGGTAAATGCTCAGAGGAATCATCATGAGTAAACATCCTAATAACATAATGAGAGATGTCCACAAATTACCATAGTTTGACTCATTACATATATATCTATGGAATGCTcagttttcagttttattttatttggtctTCTTTTTCTAGCAGTAATAGTTAGAAATCATGTGAAAGCATAAATTACCCCAGTCAATACCCATCTAAGAAGTTGATATCATATCTAAAAtaggaaagaaaaaacaagaacTGTGAATTACTGTTAGGAAACtttcttttaacaactttttttcacaatttttttacaactgcTTTTGTGGCAGCATGTGATTGTTCTGTTTCAAATACATGTTCTGTTTCAAATACATGACCAATAAAACAGTAATACGTAATCCATggtaaaaaaagttgttaaaatagtTTTTCCAATCATAAATAGTAAGCAAATATGGAAAGACATAACAAAAGAAGGAAAGGAAAATTGTCGTGAAAAACAAGTAAACTTAATAGAGGACATTAAAGCAGGGAAGATTATGAAAGTATCAACCAAATAATCCCTCAACTGTCTTCTTCGCGATCAAAAAACAATAtcagaataaaaaataaccctTTTGTTTTATACTTATTACAGAACACTAAAAGGCGCAGACTCCTTGTGTGTTGACCTGATTACAGGAGATTGAGACAAAAAGCTTCAGGTTACATgaagcaaaagaaaaacattcaaAAGATTCTTGAACTCCAAGCATGGAACTAAACTAGTCCCTTGTGTTCTACTCTAGTTTAAGCCTTCTAACTGAAAACAAACAcccaaaaaaatttacaaaactgaaattaaaataaaagtcaaaagTATCAGTGAAGTAGGTTCTTTAATGAAGAGCGAAAAACTTCCATTGAACCTttgcaaaacaaaaacaaaaactgtcGTACACATTTTATGCAAACACGGAAAGCTTTGACTACTCTCTCAATGACCAACAATCCCACTCCTTAACATCGAAAAGCTCAAACTTTTTTGTTTCTCACATTTATATTCCTTCTGATACAGTCTTATTCGAGACATGATCAGATACTAAAAGCGGATACTTTCTCGAAAAGATTCAAGCTTTGAAGACTATATACTCTCACCAGACACAAAATCCAATTAGAAATCAGCAAAATGTTCCACACACTGAGAATGAAAAACGGAAAGAAACGCACCTGGGAGTTTTAAGTAAGAGctgaaagaagaagaggaagaaaaataaggCTTTTGAGTGGTTGGAAAAAACAGAGAGATGAAGGCAGAGACttaaaaaacaaggaaaagGCTAAGGAAGCGACTTCTGGGATGGTTCGCACGTTAAATGGAGAAATTCGTTGAAAACGAGTGAAATTGGAAACATGGACCAGGCAATTGAATTTGTCTAATGTCTTTTATATTTGCtgggaaagagaaagagagagaaggcaGTTGTAAGAACTGTCGTCTGTTTCAGTTTGTTCTGTTGTTTAAGACAACCTTCTTCGTTTCAGTTTCTCTCTCCCAACCCCTCTCTTACACGTGTCCAAGTTATTACTGttatttctatttcttcttATCGCTGTTATTActatttcttcttattttatattcacaataaataaatagcAATATACTTCaaaccaaaattatattttttaaattatacgattgtgatctagataaaaataattctataattttatccctaaaatatctaaaattgaCGTTTACTTTTACGTAATAATTTTATTGGCGATTATATGGTGACTTCAACATTGcctttattttatcttaaaacatataaaactaGTAATGGtggttaaataaaatatagtggGCGGTTTGTAATACATGtaattataatatcaaaaaTATGAGTAATTTGGAATATATTATGCCATTAAAATATGTGtagttatttttagtatttacataatctattttttttttgtaattttaaaatgtaattatagGTAGAGTAGAAATATAttgttacaaatatataattttattttccttttttactaaaaaagatattttgtttCCTTAATGCAAAAATCTATTCCTTACACTATCCTTAACTAGTTATATGCTTTTAACATAAAATCAAATGAGTATTTCATGTTCTATTAATccttattcttattcttatacatgacaaatgaaataaatttagatcttcaaagtaaatattttttatctacattttaaagaaacaaatcaaaataaaaaattacaatatgatcaaaaacaaaatttatttattttataaaaaataacattagtTTCCAATTCTTGTGAGGTGAAAAAAGAGAAACATTGCAAGaaccaaaactaaaattcaaaatatattcgagcattgtataaaaattattttgaaattaatgaaataaaatatttttttaataacttttgaatttattaatgatataaaaatataacattacattATCTCTTTCATGTTGACTCTTTATAATCATAGCTATTGTTTTTGTGTGGTTTATCATAAGTTTTTTGTTTAATCTTCTTTGTATTATATTCATACTTGTTAAAGTtaatccttttatatatatatatatatatatatatatatatatatatatatatatatatatatatatatatatatatatatatatatatatatatatatatatatatatatatatatattattagggATGAAGTTAGAAAGAGTGATATAATAAGAGATGGTCAGAGATAATCTTCTTGGGAAGGTGGATAATGGATTATATTTAGagaatattgaatttaaaaaataaacattaatttgaAGTTGCTTTCATACGTTTGtctttatatagaaaataatagtaatataccATATATAGGATCAATTTCATGTTGATTTGATCGAAATTGAATTTAAGTTTGCTGTTTTGTGCTCAAGTTTTTTGATGAAGGATTGTTAAAATGAAAACTTCTACGAAGAAATTGATTAAGTTTTTTGTTTAGAGAATAACTAttactaaaatcaataattacttgtattagtataataataaaaaaataataaattaactcaAAATGAGTTGAAATTTCGTATAAATAGCATACACATGATTTCCCTTCAAAAGTTTACAacaagaaatatataaattacttttacaataatatcttttttaatctCTTATCCAATCACATCACGTTTTTTTTAAACCATTTTTCTTACTATACTTGTTCGTTGGTTttgtaattacataaaaaaaaataaacgacCTTGTAAATATTcttacaatattttattcttgCTAGTCAAATTTTCAcggaaaatatgtttttttttctagtttgaAATCTGTAATTACATCCTTTTCTTTTATGACATTTTCTAGccttatcaaataaaaattcaaattgtgtatttaatttcttaaataaatttcagaTTCAAATCTTGTATATAGAAAAGTCTATATTTAAAGAGTTAAGGAACTATCTCCATTATAAATATACTTGACCTAAAAATAGTAATACTGCGTACCATTAAAACTTtgcaaatttataatatatattgctcaagtctcttcttcttcctctttttcattATATCCGGAAATAAACATATTCTAAAACATTAATtaggaataaaaatatttattttacaaaaaaaaaacgattTTGTAAGACATTTTTTCGAAATTTCGAATAATATCCCAAAACCATATTTTCtaatagaaaaattacttatttattttataatcgaCGTCCTTATAAAACTTTTGTAAACAATAATTACGTGTACACACacacacttatatatatatatatatatatatatatatatatatatatattataaactataatataaGTTAGGTATGATATTTTCAATGGTGCTAAATGAAAAGTCAAAGTAAACCCTAAGTTTTATTGTTTTGTCCCTTGGGTTGTCTGATATAAGACCATATAAACCAAAGACAACAATTTCCTTTAATAGTCTCCggatttaatttaaagaaaaataaataaagataatgtTATTTCGTTAAGTCATGAAagatcttaaaaaaataatgaattgaaaacgatgaaaagaagaagattGATGTGGCTTTTGTCTCTAAGTAATTAAACAAAGACTTAAGCAAAATACTGCTAGTCTTGCTTCTCTTTTTCAGagttgattttagtttttctttaacCCTTATGAacactaaaaacttaaaataatattcaatttacCTTTCATATTATAAGCTTGGCATCTTACTATTTTCTTCACTCACTTTGACGTTACATGCTGCATGGTATGCAAGAATCATTGGTCAATgacaactatatatataatttcaatttttaaatcgTATACTTCATCCATTTTAATGTGTAATCTCAGTTTTTTTCCTCCACAAGgtacataaaatatatagtaCAATAAAAACTTGATAATATTGACTCAAATCATTGCTGCAATTTGTTATGGATAAATGTTGTATGAATAGAAAATGTCACAAAAGCCAGTTGTGTGCAACTTACAAACTTATTAAATCAATGTCTACACTCTGGAGAAaaatatgcaatttttttttgtgaaaatgatGACATCAATATGATAaataatgaatttcaaaattgatCTATAGTAGGCTGAGGTTTTCATAAcctatataaatataatatcccTCTTGGGAAAAAATTGGTTAACAAGCGGAAAGTTATTTGGATTAAGAAAAACATagtgtaaataaataaaagaaaagtttgtaAGTGATTTAATAAGTTTGATAacattgtaatattataattttgtctttatggttaaaattaatttaaaatagagactagtttagaaaaaaaaaatagtaaattattaaaatcttgGCAGTTAATTTTAGATATTAGactccaattaaaaaaaactataatttttaaaattaaaaactattttaaatattaataatttttaatttataaaagagaaATGCTTACActtaataaacttaataaacgGAGATGAAGAGGGCCCATGAACCCCAATAAGAATGCGTGGGCTACACTCTACAATCACAAGCTCTTGTTCCTGCACTTAGTAGTGGGTTatgttggaagttccacatcgaTTAAGgttaattcatagtttataagtggatgTAAACCTTATTCTATaagctggttttgtggggttgaattaaacttaaactttatttcttaacatgatattagaGTCATGATTAGAACCTATCCGTTTGCTGAGTTATCTTCAAAGTCACTAATCAAAATCTTTATATCCAAAgcataacaaatattttagacTGTCTCTTTTATGAAAAGAACGAAGCTTGAAGAAACATACTTTGTTTTTTGGATCACTAAACTCAGAATGTGCAGTCCCTCCATATCAAGTATACTTTCCTTCAAAactatctttaattattttaggttatattttaactatttaaagCATCTAACAATCTGATGAGCTTGTTCTAACCGCGATCTTCCACAACATTTTGCAGATGTTTTCCCCAATTTCTGTGCTAAAATAGGATCCTTCTCTTCAAATTCCTCCTGGTGTGAGGTAAATGTACCTCAACTTCTCTTTTGTTGCTTTATGattgattattataatttcttaatgtCCATTTTTCAATCATATGACTAGCTTCGATTGCACTTTTTCTAAAGCtagatttttgttgttgtgagTAGCAGGGTGTAACTGAAAAGAGTTGGACGAGATTATCTCTTTGACTGAATACATTCCTACATCTAGCTTTTCTTTGGACCCAATTCTTTCAGAGGTTCAAATCCATTTTGTTATtgaaattaattagaaataataatgttttgtgCGATGATGCTTCTAAAGATTTTTATATCATTTGTTACTCCATACACCTATTGTCAGATCTTAGAGTTCAAACTTTCTACTGTTGTATATcctttgaattaaataattttgagcgtataatttatgttgttttatttgTAGAGAAAGATTGATCTGAGTTTTATTTAgcttatttatattatgttttacaGTATTCATCAAGAATGTTGTTTATTCATCTTGATGATACTCTTATAAGCTTGATCTTTTATATAGCTTAGCAATGAAAACTATAGTTGGTTCATGCATGATGTATAATCTACCAGCAAGTTTTATACTCATGCTcgctttttattttattgacatTATTCGAAAGAGTCTAGCATATCTCCAGAACGTGTTTGCTATTGTAAttgttgttttctattttttttttcatacttgTCTTCGCCTCTAAAGAGGTAGGTGTGAGTGTATAGatacacagaaaaaaaaatcgaagTAGGAAAAATTGGGTGACATTGTGTATATTGGTTTGTTTGCAGTAAAATGTCAATTCGAACAAACAAGATGAAAGCCATAGGTGTGTTGATGAAGCAGTTGACGACATCAAGGAGGAAATTCCATGAAAGAGGAAGAGATGAATCGTTTGATGGGGAGTTGGAGAAGTTGCGGTTGGTTCTGAACAATATAAAGGATGTGTTTGTGgaagtgaagaagaatgaagaaaaacTGCTTGACACATTGACAGAGGTGTATAACCATCTTCACAGGTTAGACCGTAAGAAGCTGGATGAAGACATGGAGGGCATTTGCAAGAGTATCAAAGATTCTGCTCTCACGTTGCTCCCAACTCTTGTTTTCGATGAGTCATCTGTGGAGGAGGATCACAAGGGTGGAAAAATATTTGCCTTACTAAAAAAATTGGTGCAACTCCAACCGAAGAGGCGCTGGACTCTAGAAGATTTTAACTTGCAAGACGATTTATTAAAAGCTTGCTTGTTGTCTCTCTCAGTTTTCCCTGAGAACGCTGTCATAAGGAAAAGAAATGCAATTAATTTGTGGATCGGAAAGAGTTTGATTAAAAATACGAAGGAGAAAACAGCGGAGGAATTGGGTGAGATTGTGGTTGATAATCTTTTGAAATTGAAGGTGATTGCACACTATGGTAATAGAAAGGATCCCCTtgtcaaaaaatttcaaattcttccTGACATCCGTCATGGAGCTTTTTATCCGCAAATTAAAGCAGATGGGTTAGAGCTTGAGCAAAAAAGAGTTAAACTAGGTGATCGGTATTTTGGTCACACTATACGTACTGTTTTTAATATTGGTTCAAGTTACCTAAATTTTAAACCGCAATGGGTCACCGATGAATTGAAAGATTTAGAGGTGCTTCAACTAGGACGTTGGCAAGATTCAGCTTTGCATCACATTGAAGTTGGGAGTCAAGAATTCTTGAAAGAGTTGAGATATTTAAAGAAGTTGAAATATCTGAGTCTTCGTGGGATTTCGAACATATTCGAGCTGCCATCCTCCATTGGTGAACTTGAGAGTCTAATAATTCTTGATCTGAAGGCATGTCATAATTTGGAAAGACTACCAAATGATATTTCATCAATGAAAAGTCTGACACATCTGATTATGTCTGACTGTTGCTTGCTGGAGGGAATGCCAAAGGGGATTGAGAAGCTCACTAATCTCCAAGTACTCAGAGGATTTTTAATAACTGCTTATGAAAAGACTCCTTGCACAATATCAGATCTTGCTTATAATTTGACAAATTTAAGGCGACTCAGCATACGTATTGGAAGTGAGGCCGTGATATGGGGTGGGGAGTTCCGAAGTTTGCAAAATTTTCCATCACTAAAGCATCTCAAAATATCTTGGAGTGTGTCTGACCCAAGGTATGCTAAAATTGGTATCCATTTGCCAGTAAGTTTGAAAAAGTTGCATCTTGAATGTTTTCC
This sequence is a window from Vigna angularis cultivar LongXiaoDou No.4 chromosome 2, ASM1680809v1, whole genome shotgun sequence. Protein-coding genes within it:
- the LOC108320703 gene encoding FT-interacting protein 3; protein product: MNNLKLGVEVVNAHDLVPKDGKGSSSTFVELHFDGQRFRTTTKDKDLSPVWNESFYFTITDPSKLPSLTLDACIFHYNKSNASKILLGKVRLTGTSFVTHSDAALLHYPLERKSLFSRSKGEIGLKVFVTDDPSIRASNPLPAVESFADKVRDIAQDQTPPPASFTNSIPKNRSRKKTESRHTFHNIAKSSNEQKQQSKPAADAKPSSTFGIHAMKSSQAPPKVVQSVPGAQDFVVKETSPTLGGGKVVGGRVIPGSKPATSSSYDLVESMKYLFVRVVKARDLPSMDITGSLDPYVEVKMGNFVGTTNHFEKNQNPEWNKVFAFAEENQQSSIIEVTVKDKDRISDDIVGKVSFDMLEVPRRIPPDSPLAPQWYRIENRKGEKKGELMLAVWRGTQADESFQDAWHSDAVVVPDGRTISNYSQIRSKVYMSPILWYVRVKVVEAQDLVASDKSKLPDASVKVQIGNQISKTKPIRGVNPQWNHEAFFVAAYPFEESLIFTVEDRVGNKDETIGNLVLPLSKVHKRTDDKDFSRDIGWFLLEKSMTSAMEEQGKDKDSEKDKDKFFSRIHVIAYLEGGYHVLDESTYYSSDLMTSSRLLHKKAIGVLELGILNVDVLLPPKTRDGRGTSDTYCVAKYGRKWVRTRTIVNNLKPKFHEQYTWEVHDTATVLTLGVFDNAQIHNSSNGNKDSKIGKVRIRISTLETDRVYTHKYPLLSLQNSGLKKYGEVHLAIRFSCNSMFNMMSLYFKPHLPKMHYTKPLNIIEQEKLRIQAVLIVAARLGRAEPPLRKEVVEYMSDTDSHLWSMRRSKANFNRLREVFSFVFDIADWFGEVAKWKNSFVTVLVHILYSMFVCLPELILPTIFLYMFVYGMWKWRFRARFPPHMNAKMSCADITTPEEFDEEMDTFPTTKSADIVRWRYDRLRSLAGRVQSVVGQIATQGERVQALLNWRDPRATSIFMVVCLVTAIVLYVIPPKLLFILSGLYLIRHPKLREKTPAAPVNFFRRLPALTDTML
- the LOC108320706 gene encoding disease resistance protein RGA2, with protein sequence MEGICKSIKDSALTLLPTLVFDESSVEEDHKGGKIFALLKKLVQLQPKRRWTLEDFNLQDDLLKACLLSLSVFPENAVIRKRNAINLWIGKSLIKNTKEKTAEELGEIVVDNLLKLKVIAHYGNRKDPLVKKFQILPDIRHGAFYPQIKADGLELEQKRVKLGDRYFGHTIRTVFNIGSSYLNFKPQWVTDELKDLEVLQLGRWQDSALHHIEVGSQEFLKELRYLKKLKYLSLRGISNIFELPSSIGELESLIILDLKACHNLERLPNDISSMKSLTHLIMSDCCLLEGMPKGIEKLTNLQVLRGFLITAYEKTPCTISDLAYNLTNLRRLSIRIGSEAVIWGGEFRSLQNFPSLKHLKISWSVSDPRYAKIGIHLPVSLKKLHLECFPGKSLLGCFPMSIRRSHILARELNI